The stretch of DNA TTGCGAAAGACATGGGTGAGGAGGATTGGCGATGCCGGAACGTGAGGCTGTTCAGGATGGTCTTTGAAGTATGCGTCCAGCAAGTCGCAAGCAAGGTTGGAAGAGATGTGAGGTCGGAGATGAGGAATGACAGGTGCCAAGACTGGATATCTCAGGCTCGACGAGGATGCAGAAATAGTAGCGTGGTCGGCATTGTTCGACACATACGATAAATTCGAGGAGTGAACATCTAGGCACTGTAGATGCGCGTCCGGCATGTCCGGCTCTGTCACTTGCCCACCAGAGTGGCTCCAATTACCATCCATGGTTCCCCAGGGCTCAGCAGCCCAGGCATCCATCAGCCATTCCGGCATGCCGATAAAAGGAGTGGTACAGTCCATGCCACTGAGTCGCTGACATGGTTCCTGCGTGGAGAAATTGGCCTGATGTGGTGTCGAGTTGCCTTCCGTCCCGGGTTGGTAGCCATTTGAAAGATCATAGTCAGTACCACTTGTACGGACCAGCGCTGCCTGAGCCTCTGCTGGGAAGCATTGGGGTAATATCAGACCGACGGCTGTTCGCCGTGGTCTTCCTCGGCGACCACTCTGACGCTCGTAGGTACAATCCGCCGACAATTCTTTGCATCAACCACACGGTTGTGCAGCATCACATCGGGCACGAGATGCGTTGCACCTGTCGCACGCCTTTCGAGCCCGGCGTCGTGTGGTCGCGCCAACGGCCCCTGCGGGTGGAGCCGGTGGTGGTTGGCCAGCGTCGCCGTTTGAGCTGTACTGCGGATCCTCCTCAGTGTTCTCCATGTCCAAATCCGGGGCCGCTGCACGTGGCAGTGCTGAGTAACGATATCGAGGATGGGGGACATGAAAACAATTATTAGGCACGTTTGGTCCCAGCACCATGCCGATCACAAATGCGGGGGACTCTGTACCAAAGTTTGCTGTTCACGTGCAAGAAGGGTCCCGGACACGACTGTCGTTCGCGTACAGAACGGGATTTAAAGCTGCTCTGTCGTTGGTCAAACAGACGCGGATCCGGCTATTTAATCACAACAGCAGCTACTGAACCAAGTGGACACCACGTATAGCTGCAAGAACGCAGATCACGATGGCGTCCAATAAAAGCCAGGCGCGGAGGTCATCTTGGTGGAGGACGAAATTGTCGATTCAGAATGGGTTCCATCAACGAGAGCTGCGAGGAAGTGAAGTCCTTCAGCTGGGGGACAAAAGATCTTGTAGTCGAATTTATCCTCAACGATAATGGCGCACCATGCATCGAGCAGGTGCACTCTCCAGGAGCACCGCACACTCGCAACGTCTCGCCATATTTTGCCTCGGCGAGTGTTCCTCTGAACGCGATACGGATCAACGGCCGTGGCCACAGTGCGGCGAAGACCTCGAAGTCTTTAGTGGGCGGAGTGTTGTCGAGTCGATTGATGTATCGGGGTCATTCCCAGCGATCTACGCCCAAATCTGATTGTCTGGACATCGTGTCAAAAGACGATTTGACCGGCATCGAGGCAGTCCATACTCTGGAGATCTTCCGCGGTGTGCCTGTGCTTCGGAGTTACACGACCGTTCGAAACACGTCTGAGAAGGCGGTGATCGTCAAGCAGGCGTCGTCACTTGCCATCGGTGGTTTGACACGCGGGGATCCAAACTGGCACCGGAATTACTCGGTGTGGGAAGCCAACAACACTTGGTTTCGTGAAGCGCAGTGGCAGCAACGATCGCTCAGTGATGTTGGCATTGATGATATCGGGCTCTTGCAGTTGGACCAAGGACATCGAGCCACGATGGCTCGCTATGGAATATCGAATCGTGGTTCTTTTTCTGCGGAAGGGCATTTGCCCATGGGCGGTATTTCGCACGAAGATGGGTCGGACAGCTGGCTTCGGCAAATTGAGCACAACGGGTCATGGCGATGGGAGATTGGCAAGACGGCCTGTACCTCGCCGCAGGTGGACCGAACTCATTCGACCACGACTGGGAGGTGGCGCTGGCTGCCAATGAAGCATTCACGTCGGTTCCTGTTGCCCTCTGCCACGTTGCTGGCCCTTTCACGGACGCGTTCGGCGTGCTGAACGACTACCGTCGCTGTCTCTTGCGCCCGCACGTCGATCGGGCAGAGCTGCCGGTCATCTTCAATGATTACATGAACTGTCTCATGGGCGATCCGACCGAGGCGAAGGTTGCCGCGCTCATCGAACCCGCTGCTCGTTCCGGCGCCAAGTACTTTGTCATCGACGCCGGCTGGTACGCGGACGACCAGGACTGGTGGGAGGACGTGGGCGCGTGGCGGCCGTCGTCCAAGCGGTTTCCCTCGGGGTTTGCCAGTCTGATGCACAAGATCAAAGCGCGGGGCCTTGTGCCGGGGGTGTGGCTGGAGCCGGAGGTGATTGGAATCCGCAGTCCCGTGGCGAAGCTGCTCCCAGAGCATGCATTTTTCCAGCTCAACGGCCACCGGCTGGAGGAACGTGGACGCTACCAGCTGGACTTCTCGCAGGATGCAGTTCGCGAGCACATGGACGGGGTGGTAGATGGGCTGGTGGGCGAGTACGGCATCGGCTACTTCAAGTTCGACTACAACATCGAAGTCGTGAGCGGCAGCGATGCGGCGGGCAGTCCGGGGGCGGCACACCTCGCGCACCAGCGCGCCTACCTCGCATGGGTGGCGGGGTTGTGCCAGCGGCATCCCgcgctggtggtggagaACTGCTCAAGCGGCGGCATGCGCATGGACTACGCGATGCTGGCGGTGCACACGCTGCAGTCAACCAGCGACCAGCAAGACGCGCTGCTCTACGCCGCCATCGCGGCCGCGTGCCCGACGGCGGTGGTGCCGGAGCAGAGCGCGTCGTGGGCGTACCCGCAGCCGCAGTGGAGCGACGAGACCAACGCCTTCACCGTCGTCAACGCCTTGCTCGGGCGCGTGCACCTGAGCGGCCGGCTGGACCTGCTCAGCGCGCGGCAGTCCGCACTGGTCGATGAGGGCCTGCGCGTCTACCGCGAGCACATTCGCGCGCACTTGTGCACGTCGCGGCCCTTCTGGCCCTTGGGACTGCCGCGGTGGCACGACGAATGGCTGGCGCTGGGGCTTAGTCTGGCGAACGGCAGTGCGGTGGTGGCCATCTGGCGCAGAGGAGGATCGACGAACACGCGCTTTCAACTGCCCCCGCCGCTCCGCCATCTGCGCGTGGCCACGCTGCTGTATCCCGCCGACTTCGAAGCACGTCTCGACGTGGATAGCGGGAGCGGGAGCGTCCGCGTGGAAGTGCCCGCTGTTCCGTGCGCACGTGTCTTGAAGTTCTCCTCATCGTAGGCTGCAAGTAGGGTACAGTACATATCACATCACCTTCGCAATGCAGTTCGTCTTCCGCAACTTCCGGTACATATAGCTACCGCGTCTGAAAGTTCTGGGCCTGCAAGTGAGGTCAGGTGAGGTGAGGGCTTATAATCTAGCAGAGGCACTGAATTACACCTGAGGCAAACCCTCCACCGTCACTACCTCACTACAACTACCACAACTACTGCGAGTGGAACGAGCGACGCACGCGTCTGACTCGGGACGTCGCACGCCCCAATCAGCTCTTATTGACCATCTCCACTCGAACCTCCGCTTCCTGTCCTTTCTCTTGCGTCTGCGCAGCGTTCAAATGATCCGTCATCAGGGTGTCGCCGAAGAGCTCATTGATTTCCTCCAGACTCTTTCCGGACGTCTCCGGCACCCAGAACCACACTGCAATGGCCGTCACCACGTTCATGACAATGAAAAATATGTAATATCTCCATCCGACGTTGGCGAGTCCAGTAGGTGAAGCCTGAGCGAGGATGATCTGGATGATGAAGGACCAGAAAGTCGAGACTGCACCTCCTGCTGTCCGGATCTGGGTCGGGAAAATCTCAGTGCAGTATACCGGTGCTCCAGAATTCCAGCTGATGGAGAATATGATGCCGAacagaaggaggaagaagatcccGAACGCGTTTCCGATCTTGTTAGGCCCGCCACCAAACACTGCCACGAAAGCCATCACGATCGCAATGTCCACGGCCAAGCCCACCGAGCCCCATATGAGCATTGTCCTGCGCTTTACGCGATCGATGATGAATGCGAGGCAGAACAAGTTCGACAGAGGGCCGATGATGCCCCATACACCAGCCAACGCCAGCACCGTCGCGCCTTGGATCCCGAGCGACTTGTACATGATGGTTTCGTAGTAGTTGATCGCCGAGATACGCAGATTTGCTGGCCAATCTGGATCCCACTCCCCAATAAGAGGCGCCTGCGATAGGATGCTTTGCGGAATATGCCCATGAGGGACGAGACCTCATTCTCCTGCTCCCACGTAATTTGCTCGCGCATCTGGACGAACTCCCTCTTGACCATTTCCTCGTTGCCGGGTCGGCGCATTTTCTTGAGTACTGTGAAAGCTTCCTCGTGGCAACCCTTTTGGAGCAAATATCGCGGCGACTCGGGAAGGAAGAACGTTCCACCCAGGAGTACGACTGCCCATAGGACTTGAAGGCCGACTGGGAAACGATACTAGGACGAATTAGGTCACGGCCTCCGCCTACGCATGCCTCACCAGGCTTACCGTGAACTCGCCCTCGGCGTAATAGACTGCGAAACCTATCCAGTTCGATACCGCATAGCCAGTCCCGATGAACTGCGCATGCAAGCCAACAATACTTCCTCTGGATTTTACGGAAATGTTAGCTCATGGCGACAATTGCTTCCAGTGCAAGACTGCTCGCCCACTTACCGATGCTCTGGTGGCGCAAGCTCCGATTGATATTGTGGGATGGCGAAGCAAACGATCCCGATGGCGAGACCGGCAATCAGACGTCCGGCGATGAGCATGCCGACCTCCTGAGCGCCCGTCTGGAGCGAGCATCCAATAATCGCCACAATGGCACCAATTTGCAGTGTGCCTTTCCGGCCAGTCCAATTGCCAATTGGCCATGAAAGCAGACAACCTATGGCTCCGCCAGCTGTGTACTGTCGTAAAGCGAAACGTCAGTGCATCGAGCTTCACAAACTGACCCGAGAGTATCGGAACTCACTGTAGAGATGATGGCACCAAGCAGAGCAGCTGAAGGGTGAAAGAAGGTCTCAAAGTACTCCTGTGCTTGAGCCGTGCCAAAGATTCCTGTTCACACCCGATTAGACAATCATCTCCccacagcagaagctggcaatTTACCTGAATCATAGCCCCATAGAAGGGAGCCAATTCCCACAAATATGGCTAGAGAGCATCTCAGTCAGCATCAACGTCGGGCACGGCTTATCGACAAACATACCACAGAAGTAATTGTAGCCATTGGCGTAGTCAGAGATGATGCTTTTTCCCATGTCGGCCTCGGAATGAGCTTCGAAAGAGCTACACGTGTTCTAGCTGAAGCAGACCGCGGTGTGCATTCTCGTCATGGACTGGAGATCTTGAGCCAATGATAAATGCTTGCCCTTTGTGGTGGTGAAGGGCATCTATGGTGATTGAGCATGCGGCTCGTCCAATCACAACCCGCTAATGATAGCCTAATTCCCCGTGTTGTGCGCATCCTGCCATCTATCATTGTGGTAGACTAACTCAGGAGTCTGGGGCCCCGCAGAGGTCGCTTGGAAGGACCTTTCCAGCTGGACGAAAGTTATTATCCACAAGTCTACTCGATAGACCTCCACGACACGAGATTCTCCACTCGAACGTTCGGGTTTCCCACGACTGTAAACGCCACGATTTCTATGTGGAAAGCAGCCTACTACTGGTATTCTTGATTGACTAATGCATGCTGTCGATCAACACCATTACAAGCATGCTGTCTCATTGGTTACACGATTTCCGCACAACGGCGTGAACTTTGAACTTGTAGCTGCAACATTTCCAATGTCGATTCAAGGTTCGACATTCGCTTACTTTCCGCGAAAGCGTTGTCAGCAGACTACTTCTAAGACTTACTATATCGGATAATTGGAGATCAACCGCAAGAATCAACGCTCCATGCTGCTCTTGGCGTCAGATGAAGGCCTTCCAAGACTGGGTCTTTCGAAGGACGTATTGTTAAGAGGAGCTTCCGCCAACTGGGTATTTTTCTACCGACCTAGTAGTGACTTAGACTGACTGCGATACGAATTGGGCGTTGACTCCAACACGATGCAGATCTTCAACTTGAATGAAAAATTAGCCTACTGGATCTGATGAATGCATCAGCTATGCCTCTAGCCGAGCTCCCAAGCACGAGTGCCGGCATTGTGCAACCCCATATCGAACTGCACGCCAATGCAATATTACTCCGCAGTCAAGAAGTCAGCACGTGGCTCTGGCATGGTCAAGAGAGATATTTAAGTACCCCATGGGGAGACCTACTGTGGCACAAATATCATTGATACCAGTATTGGCAACTTCAACAGTCCTATCCGCCAGCCATGTGGACCTCCGGTACGCTCTCGACGTTGCTGTTGACTTGTGCGTTCTCCAAGCTGAGCGCCGCCGACTTCTGGGTCTCGCCAAATGGGAACGATGCCAACGACGGGAGTGAAGCATCACCATTCGCAACGCTAGATGCCGCCCGGCAATCTGTCAGACGAGTCAATTCAAGCCTGCAGTCCGACTTGTTCGTGAACGTTCTGCCTGGAACTTATTATCTCGACAAACCTCTGACCTTCGAGGCTGCTGATTCTGGATCCAATGGTCGCCGCGTAGTCTGGCGCGCCACGGGCGATGGAGTGAACATTTCTGGCGGGTATGTACACGAAAGTGCAACAACATGGGAACTATGACTAACAAATCACTCGCAGAACTGCAGTCACAGCCTGGTCTGTTCATGACGCTGGCAAGAACATTTGGAAGGCCAGCGTACCACAAGGGTCCCGGTCTCGCCATTTGTACGTGAATCAGAAGCATGCAACGCGAGCACGTCAACAACTTGCCCGATCTGATTTGAGGCTCACCTCGAACGGATTCGCAATCGCGAATCCTGATCGACAATACTTGGCCAGACTCCCGGGCATCGAAAAAGGCGAGCTTCGCAGTAGAGCTTCTTTCACTGATCGCTACATACCAATCGAGTCCGTCAATGGCAACGACCTCATCATGGCTAATCCTGCGTTCAAAAACAACATTATCGGCTTTGACACGTTCACCGTACCTGCCCACGAGGGTGCACTCTGGCTTGCCAATGTGCTAGATCTTCTGGACGAGACGAATGAATACTTCTTGGATGAGGACGCGTCGGTCGTCTATTACAAGCCTGATGCTGCCGATATGTCGAACCAGAATGTGGTCCCACCTCGGCTGGAGTATCTCTTGGCCCTTGCTGGCACGTACGATGCTCCTGTCCATGACCTCACGTTCCAGGGTTTCAATTACATGCACACAACGTGGAGTATGTCATTCCTCtgaatacttcttcttctttccaacCAGCTAACAATGTACACGCAGACCAACCCTCTACCAATCTTGGCTATGTGGACCAACAGACTGGTGGATACATTGGCAGAAACAAGGTCTACGACGTCTTCGAATCCTCAAGACCATTCTGGTACCAAGTCCCAGGCTCTATCCAGGCCAGCGCAGTGAAAGATGTCTCATTCCGTGGCGGCAGTCTCACTGCCATCATGGGCGGTTTCGGTATCGGCAATGATGCGAATGCTCATGCCTCACAAGTCGGTCTCGGAGCATCAAATGTTGACATTACTGGCATGCTCTTCAAACAAACCGGCGCCAACGCCATCACGGTTGGTGGTATTCAAGCCGATGCCCACCATCCCAGCGACCCAAGGATGACCGTACAAGACATCACAATCACGGAGAACATTTTCACCGACGTGGCTTACACTTTCCAGTCCTGCGTGCCGATATTCGTCACGTATCTCACAGGAGCTAAAATCACCTACAACGATATCTACGACGTTCCTTACTCTGGTATTTGCTACGGTTATGGATGGGGAGCCAATGACCAGGGTGGTAGCGATGAATACGAGAAACGGGGTCTCTACCAATACCAGCCCAGATATGACACGCCTACTACGCTGAAAGACGGGCTCATTTCCAACAACCTCATCCAGCGATTTGGAACGGTAATGACAGATCTGGGAGCATTCTACACCTTGGCAAAGAGCCCCGCAACGAGCGTGAGGAACAACTGTGTCGCTCAAAGTGTGGGATTCGGTAAGTGCAGTTCCCTCCACTTTTCTACAATTTCAGACACACTTGTAGCTGACCCAGATCCCAACAACAGCCGCCGTTTGCACCGATGAGGGTTCTCGTGACTACGTTGTCAAAGATAGTACTTTTTTGACAGGCGGCTTTTGGCTGA from Cercospora beticola chromosome 1, complete sequence encodes:
- a CDS encoding uncharacterized protein (CAZy:GH36); this translates as MAMGDWQDGLYLAAGGPNSFDHDWEVALAANEAFTSVPVALCHVAGPFTDAFGVLNDYRRCLLRPHVDRAELPVIFNDYMNCLMGDPTEAKVAALIEPAARSGAKYFVIDAGWYADDQDWWEDVGAWRPSSKRFPSGFASLMHKIKARGLVPGVWLEPEVIGIRSPVAKLLPEHAFFQLNGHRLEERGRYQLDFSQDAVREHMDGVVDGLVGEYGIGYFKFDYNIEVVSGSDAAGSPGAAHLAHQRAYLAWVAGLCQRHPALVVENCSSGGMRMDYAMLAVHTLQSTSDQQDALLYAAIAAACPTAVVPEQSASWAYPQPQWSDETNAFTVVNALLGRVHLSGRLDLLSARQSALVDEGLRVYREHIRAHLCTSRPFWPLGLPRWHDEWLALGLSLANGSAVVAIWRRGGSTNTRFQLPPPLRHLRVATLLYPADFEARLDVDSGSGSVRVEVPAVPCARVLKFSSS
- a CDS encoding uncharacterized protein (CAZy:GH141); amino-acid sequence: MWTSGTLSTLLLTCAFSKLSAADFWVSPNGNDANDGSEASPFATLDAARQSVRRVNSSLQSDLFVNVLPGTYYLDKPLTFEAADSGSNGRRVVWRATGDGVNISGGTAVTAWSVHDAGKNIWKASVPQGSRSRHLYVNQKHATRARQQLARSDLRLTSNGFAIANPDRQYLARLPGIEKGELRSRASFTDRYIPIESVNGNDLIMANPAFKNNIIGFDTFTVPAHEGALWLANVLDLLDETNEYFLDEDASVVYYKPDAADMSNQNVVPPRLEYLLALAGTYDAPVHDLTFQGFNYMHTTWNQPSTNLGYVDQQTGGYIGRNKVYDVFESSRPFWYQVPGSIQASAVKDVSFRGGSLTAIMGGFGIGNDANAHASQVGLGASNVDITGMLFKQTGANAITVGGIQADAHHPSDPRMTVQDITITENIFTDVAYTFQSCVPIFVTYLTGAKITYNDIYDVPYSGICYGYGWGANDQGGSDEYEKRGLYQYQPRYDTPTTLKDGLISNNLIQRFGTVMTDLGAFYTLAKSPATSVRNNCVAQSVGFAAVCTDEGSRDYVVKDSTFLTGGFWLNRNERPGYTTGNLTFTNLAVQADPQNGSNQWGDTVSNVIQVDDQNSLPDEFKGYCINAGIPQAQRGSRPAHRGPFQ